The proteins below come from a single Zea mays cultivar B73 chromosome 8, Zm-B73-REFERENCE-NAM-5.0, whole genome shotgun sequence genomic window:
- the LOC103635498 gene encoding elongation factor 1-alpha-like (The RefSeq protein has 1 substitution compared to this genomic sequence), with translation MGKEKSHINIVVIGHVDSGKSTTTGHLIYKLGGIDKRVIERFEKEAAEMNKRSFKYAWVLDKLKAERERGITIDIALWKFETTKYYCTVIDAPGHRDFIKNMITGTSQADCAVLIIDSTTGGFEAGISKDGQTREHALLAFTLGVKQMICCCNKMDATTPKYSKARYDEIVKEVSSYLKKVGYNPDKIAFVPISGFEGDNMIERSTNLDWYKGPTLLEALDQITEPKRPSDKPLRLPLQDVYKIGGIGTVPVGRVETGVIKPGMVVTFGPTGLTTEVKSVKMHHEALQEALPGDNVGFNVKNVAVKDLKRGFVASNSKDDPAKEAASFTSQVIIMNHPGQIGNGYAPVLDCHTSHIAVKFAELITKIDRRSGKELEKEPKFLKNGDAGMVKMIPTKPMVVETFSQYPPLGRFAVRDMRQTVAVGVIKSVEKKDPTGAKVTKAAAKKK, from the exons ATGGGTAAGGAGAAGTCCCACATCAACATTGTGGTCATTGGCCACGTCGACTCTGGCAAGTCGACCACCACCGGCCACCTGATCTACAAGCTTGGAGGCATTGACAAGCGtgtaatagagaggtttgagaagGAGGCTGCTGAGATGAACAAGCGGTCCTTCAAGTATGCTTGGGTGCTCGACAAGCTCAAGGCTGAGCGTGAGAGGGGTATCACCATTGATATTGCTCTGTGGAAGTTTGAGACCACCAAGTATTACTGCACCGTCATTGATGCCCCTGGACACCGTGACTTCATCAAGAACATGATCACTGGTACCTCCCAGGCTGACTGTGCTGTCCTTATCATTGACTCCACCACTGGTGGTTTTGAGGCTGGTATCTCCAAGGATGGCCAGACCCGTGAGCATGCTCTCCTTGCGTTCACTCTTGGAGTGAAGCAGATGATTTGCTGCTGCAACAAG ATGGATGCAACGACTCCCAAATACTCCAAGGCGCGTTATGATGAGATTGTGAAGGAAGTCTCATCCTACCTCAAGAAAGTTGGGTACAACCCTGATAAGATTGCCTTTGTCCCCATCTCTGGTTTTGAGGGCGACAACATGATTGAGAGGTCCACCAACCTTGACTGGTACAAAGGCCCGACCCTGCTTGAGGCTCTTGACCAGATCACCGAGCCCAAGAGACCTTCGGACAAGCCCCTGCGTCTCCCCCTGCAGGATGTGTACAAGATTGGTGGTATTGGAACTGTACCGGTTGGTCGTGTGGAGACTGGTGTCATCAAGCCTGGTATGGTTGTCACCTTCGGTCCAACTGGCCTGACTACTGAGGTGAAGTCTGTTGAGATGCACCACGAGGCTCTTCAGGAGGCCCTTCCTGGTGACAATGTTGGCTTCAACGTGAAGAACGTTGCTGTGAAGGATCTCAAGCGTGGTTTTGTGGCCTCAAACTCCAAGGATGACCCTGCCAAGGAGGCTGCCAGCTTCACGTCCCAGGTCATCATCATGAACCACCCTGGCCAGATCGGTAACGGCTATGCCCCAGTGCTGGACTGCCATACCTCCCATATTGCTGTCAAGTTTGCTGAGCTGATTACCAAGATCGACAGGCGTTCTGGCAAGGAGCTTGAGAAAGAGCCCAAGTTCTTGAAGAACGGCGATGCTGGTATGGTGAAGATGATTCCCACCAAGCCCATGGTGGTGGAGACATTCTCGCAGTATCCTCCCCTTGGTAGGTTTGCTGTCCGCGACATGAGGCAGACAGTTGCTGTTGGAGTCATCAAGAGTGTGGAGAAGAAGGACCCGACCGGCGCCAAGGTTACCAAGGCAGCTGCCAAAAAGAAATGA
- the LOC103635498 gene encoding elongation factor 1-alpha-like isoform X1 has product MGKEKSHINIVVIGHVDSGKSTTTGHLIYKLGGIDKRVIERFEKEAAEMNKRSFKYAWVLDKLKAERERGITIDIALWKFETTKYYCTVIDAPGHRDFIKNMITGTSQADCAVLIIDSTTGGFEAGISKDGQTREHALLAFTLGVKQMICCCNKMDATTPKYSKARYDEIVKEVSSYLKKVGYNPDKIAFVPISGFEGDNMIERSTNLDWYKGPTLLEALDQITEPKRPSDKPLRLPLQDVYKIGGIGTVPVGRVETGVIKPGMVVTFGPTGLTTEVKSVEMHHEALQEALPGDNVGFNVKNVAVKDLKRGFVASNSKDDPAKEAASFTSQVIIMNHPGQIGNGYAPVLDCHTSHIAVKFAELITKIDRRSGKELEKEPKFLKNGDAGMVKMIPTKPMVVETFSQYPPLGRFAVRDMRQTVAVGVIKSVEKKDPTGAKVTKAAAKKK; this is encoded by the exons ATGGGTAAGGAGAAGTCCCACATCAACATTGTGGTCATTGGCCACGTCGACTCTGGCAAGTCGACCACCACCGGCCACCTGATCTACAAGCTTGGAGGCATTGACAAGCGtgtaatagagaggtttgagaagGAGGCTGCTGAGATGAACAAGCGGTCCTTCAAGTATGCTTGGGTGCTCGACAAGCTCAAGGCTGAGCGTGAGAGGGGTATCACCATTGATATTGCTCTGTGGAAGTTTGAGACCACCAAGTATTACTGCACCGTCATTGATGCCCCTGGACACCGTGACTTCATCAAGAACATGATCACTGGTACCTCCCAGGCTGACTGTGCTGTCCTTATCATTGACTCCACCACTGGTGGTTTTGAGGCTGGTATCTCCAAGGATGGCCAGACCCGTGAGCATGCTCTCCTTGCGTTCACTCTTGGAGTGAAGCAGATGATTTGCTGCTGCAACAAG ATGGATGCAACGACTCCCAAATACTCCAAGGCGCGTTATGATGAGATTGTGAAGGAAGTCTCATCCTACCTCAAGAAAGTTGGGTACAACCCTGATAAGATTGCCTTTGTCCCCATCTCTGGTTTTGAGGGCGACAACATGATTGAGAGGTCCACCAACCTTGACTGGTACAAAGGCCCGACCCTGCTTGAGGCTCTTGACCAGATCACCGAGCCCAAGAGACCTTCGGACAAGCCCCTGCGTCTCCCCCTGCAGGATGTGTACAAGATTGGTGGTATTGGAACTGTACCGGTTGGTCGTGTGGAGACTGGTGTCATCAAGCCTGGTATGGTTGTCACCTTCGGTCCAACTGGCCTGACTACTGAGGTGAAGTCTGTTGAGATGCACCACGAGGCTCTTCAGGAGGCCCTTCCTGGTGACAATGTTGGCTTCAACGTGAAGAACGTTGCTGTGAAGGATCTCAAGCGTGGTTTTGTGGCCTCAAACTCCAAGGATGACCCTGCCAAGGAGGCTGCCAGCTTCACGTCCCAGGTCATCATCATGAACCACCCTGGCCAGATCGGTAACGGCTATGCCCCAGTGCTGGACTGCCATACCTCCCATATTGCTGTCAAGTTTGCTGAGCTGATTACCAAGATCGACAGGCGTTCTGGCAAGGAGCTTGAGAAAGAGCCCAAGTTCTTGAAGAACGGCGATGCTGGTATGGTGAAGATGATTCCCACCAAGCCCATGGTGGTGGAGACATTCTCGCAGTATCCTCCCCTTGGTAGGTTTGCTGTCCGCGACATGAGGCAGACAGTTGCTGTTGGAGTCATCAAGAGTGTGGAGAAGAAG